One Thomasclavelia spiroformis DSM 1552 DNA window includes the following coding sequences:
- the gpr gene encoding GPR endopeptidase, whose protein sequence is MVGDKMDFNNIRSDLAGESLDQLESGKHYNKEEYANDGIKVEKITILKEHQSINQGIGTYIEISFKNYLNQQNIVNEVVNNLKPLIDKIDYPKILMVGLGNRFLTNDAIGPRVLRDLKITHYLDDEDKLLNHYYDILAIAPGVKVQTGMESSEIVKALVDREKIDLVIVVDALCAKNYHKLAHVIQINDVGISPGSGIGNHRKAITKETIGANVIAIGVPTVIYASSLVRDVLNYTMEYFGDSLNSVNKLKVGKRDSYKGSLNESQKEMMLGQIGKLNSNELDLLFNEVLNPIDCNFVLSDKQIDEQCEVMSKIISKSINALRY, encoded by the coding sequence ATGGTAGGTGATAAGATGGATTTTAATAATATACGTAGTGATTTAGCTGGTGAATCATTAGATCAGTTAGAAAGTGGAAAACATTATAATAAAGAAGAATATGCAAATGATGGAATCAAAGTTGAAAAAATAACAATTTTAAAAGAACATCAAAGTATCAATCAAGGTATCGGTACATATATTGAAATAAGTTTTAAAAATTATTTAAATCAACAAAATATAGTTAATGAAGTAGTTAATAATTTAAAACCATTAATTGATAAAATAGATTATCCTAAAATACTAATGGTTGGCTTAGGTAATCGCTTTTTAACAAATGATGCAATTGGACCTAGAGTATTAAGAGATTTAAAAATAACTCATTATCTTGATGATGAAGATAAGCTATTAAACCACTACTATGATATTTTAGCGATAGCTCCAGGGGTAAAAGTACAAACAGGAATGGAATCTAGTGAAATTGTAAAAGCTTTAGTTGATCGTGAAAAGATTGATTTAGTAATTGTTGTTGATGCTTTATGTGCTAAAAATTATCATAAATTAGCTCATGTAATTCAAATTAATGATGTAGGAATTAGTCCAGGTAGCGGGATTGGTAATCATCGTAAAGCAATTACTAAAGAAACGATTGGGGCAAATGTTATTGCAATTGGAGTGCCTACTGTAATTTATGCTAGTAGTTTAGTTAGGGATGTATTGAATTATACAATGGAGTATTTTGGGGATAGTTTGAATTCTGTAAATAAGTTAAAAGTTGGCAAACGTGATAGTTATAAAGGGAGTTTAAATGAAAGTCAAAAAGAGATGATGCTAGGACAAATTGGAAAACTTAATAGTAATGAATTGGATTTGTTATTTAATGAAGTATTGAATCCAATTGATTGTAATTTTGTTTTAAGTGATAAGCAAATTGATGAACAATGTGAGGTTATGTCTAAAATAATAAGTAAAAGTATTAATGCGTTAAGGTACTAA